GGGTTGTTGCAACAACAACGAACTCATCGGTCCCTTTAACCGGATATTTTATATGCCAGAGATTTCCATCAAGCTCTTTGTACTCAGTCTCTATATCCGAGAGAGCTGTTTCGCAGCGCGGGCACCAGTTGATAATCCTGTATCCCTGATATATCAGCCCTTCATTATAAAGTGTGACAAAAACTTTGCGGACTGCTTTAGATAATCCCTCATCAAGAGTGAATCTCTCCCTCTCCCAGTCAAGAGATGAGCCGAGCCGCCTGAGCTGCCCCTGTATCTGCCCCCCTGAATGCTCTTTCCATTCCCATACTCTCTTTTCAAAAGCCTCGCGCCCCAGGTCGTTTTTATTTTTA
The sequence above is drawn from the Sulfuricurvum sp. IAE1 genome and encodes:
- a CDS encoding class I tRNA ligase family protein; protein product: MGHALNNTLQDILARWQRMKGKSVLWMPGSDHAGIATQNVVERLLASEGKNKNDLGREAFEKRVWEWKEHSGGQIQGQLRRLGSSLDWERERFTLDEGLSKAVRKVFVTLYNEGLIYQGYRIINWCPRCETALSDIETEYKELDGNLWHIKYPVKGTDEFVVVATT